The Brachypodium distachyon strain Bd21 chromosome 4, Brachypodium_distachyon_v3.0, whole genome shotgun sequence nucleotide sequence GAACGGTAAAACCGTCATAAATAGTGCAAAGTGCTGTGGTAACAAGAATAAAACAAGTAGCAATGAATAGTAAAAAAACTATAGTTAACCTCtgaagctactccctccgtccacaaataagtgtaaaTGTGGGAATTCAAGACAAACTATAAAGTAAGGTAGAAAATGCATTGGGAATATGCCAACCACCATCTCTATCCTTTTTAATTCTTTTATCTCCAATGAGCTAAGTGCATGGAGAAATATTATTGGGTTTGATTTCCATGTGATGAGAGagaagcaatttttttttactctaaAGTGCtttgaaaagagagaaatacACTCTTCTGTGGACAAATTTTGAAGCTAAAtttacacttatttgtggacggagggagtagttatgaACTGGCCAAAACATAAAGAACTTTTTACCTAGTGCGGAATTTCTCCAAATTTATGATGTGGGAGGCAAAACAGTATATTTCAATTATTAAGCACAACACAAGagtatttataaaaatacTCCATGttgaaaaaatatttcattttgcaGCATAGACTGAGTAACAAGTGGCAAAGGACATGGAGAAAGCCAGAACTTTAAAGCTACCCTAAGTGAATCCATCTTTCATCTAGCATCCAGCAAAACTGCTTCAGAGCTATGGATACAAATTCCAGCTTCCTTCCTAACAATAAATGTAAGGTGCTTACAGAAGAGTAAACTGCACCAATAAATTTTTAACTGAACCTGATTATATCTAATCATGTGAATAGGATTTACATGTCCTGTTCCTTAACAGAAAGGAGCATCCAGATATCCGTGTAACTAAATTAGGAAAGGAAACAAACCTTTTTCCTGTCCCCCAGTTGTTTCAGGTCTTCATCAATTAAATCATCAATAGGTCTATCATTGGAAGCTTTTGGTTTAGCAGTGGAGTCTTTTGGTTTATCAGTGGACTCTGTTGGTTTATCGGTGGACTCTTTTGGTTTATCGATGGTCTCTGTTGCCTTATCAGTGGACTCTTTGGGTTTACCAGTGGTCTCTGTTGGTTTATCAGTGGACTCATTTGGTCCTGTCAGTTCGGAAACTGGAGGGTCTTCTACACGTAGCTTCTTTGGTGCTGATCCGTCAGCAGTTTCTACTTCTTCATTGCCCTTGCAAGCAGTTTCGGAGGTATCAAGAACctcttgctgctgctcagATGGCTTGGCTTCAACCTCTTCTGCATTATTCCCATTACCAGCCTCCTCCACTGAGTGATCTTCATCCTCATCATCCGAGGAATCAGAGTCATCAAACTTTATCTTCTTGTTCATTGGTTTGTCAGGGATGCTTTTAGACTTCACATCCGATACATTCCCGTCCACCAGATCTTCGTAGAACTGCAGAACAAAGAATGGACAATAGCATATCAGCAACTACTACCCTACCCAACAACATATTAGCAAGAAAACAATCCGGAAACAAGCAAAGTACCATCATTTCCCTTGACACatggctaaaaaaaaagcatacagAACTTGTCAAAACACAATGGAAAGTCACATTGCACAATTTATGGTTGCTGCATGAATAAATCACTACCATCTTTTGCAAATATGTGCGCTAAGAACTGTACTACTCTAGGAAGTACGATCCAAGGTATAAAATGCAACTATATAATAAGCCTAAATTCAGCAAGCTGCaggtatgttttttttcattttaatGTCTCCATATTTAATCCAGTTAGTTGAACTTAAAATAAACAAAGATGCAAACTGTGCCATCACAGTAACAACTGCACTGAACACTGCATAGCGCTACAACGGACTTGAAGCAAAACACGAAGTAGCGGACTTAAAATTGTACAAGTGAACCATCCCCGCACGAAGTAGCGGCCCATGCTACTCCGACCAGGCAATACGACGAACACCTCTACGTCGCTCGACGCGCAGGGGAGCGAGAGAGCAGAGCAAGGCGCAAGCAAGTAGGGAGGTCGTGTCTTACGGTgtcgaggagggagatggccTCACGGGTGGCCTGGCGctcgcggccgccgtcgcagGTGAGGAAGAAGCCCTGCACGCCGGGGCGCAGCGGGTACGCGCCCTTCCGCACCGGCTTGCCGTGAGGGAGGAACTTGCGCTTCCTCCCCTTGGTGTCGCCGGCGGCAGTGGGGTTCGGCTTGCccgcggcggaggccatcTGATCTGGTGGCTGGCTCGGGGTTTCTCTAGGGTTTCTGCTTGCGCGAGTTGGCTGCGGGACTGCGGGGATTCGGGTCGAGTGGCGCTGAGCCGGAGACGCGACGAAGATGTTGCCCGAAGATCGTACGGCCAAATATCGAAATCCATTTATTCACGGTTTATGTAAAGTTCTCCAGCCATCtgaacataaataaattttgaTCTGCTGTAGTAAATTACGTACCACCAATACCATGTCGCTCTCCAACGCACTTTCTCTCACGAAAATTTCAAATGTGGAAGTATATATCCAAAATGTGGAAGTATATATTTCAGGAGTAAGTTCCATAAGGATGAACGGCATTTATGTAGAACTCAAGAAAAGCAATTCCAACGCTCAAGAGGTGAAAAGTATGTGCCCAAGTAACTACGAGAAAGCGCAACAACATTGCAGAGCGGCAAAATTCGTCTTGAATTGAAACATGTCATCAACAAACGGAAAATTCCGAAGCGCAACAACAGAAAGATGTGCAAGTCATGCTGCAACTTTTGAAAAATCTGCAGTCACCAACCAAAGTTCTGCTCTAGCATGATCTCTAGTTTTACACATGAGGATTCAACAGTAGTACCACACAAGCGTAGCATGATAGCACCCAAAAACTAATAAGAACTGACACCAGTTGATATCCAGCAAAATAACTATGCAAATCTCACTGTTCTGTCATTCTGCTCTACTGGCCGGCAGGCCCAACAAGAACACCCTGCGCGGAGGCTTCCTTCTTGCTGCCCTCTTCCTCGGCATTGCCGTCGCCCTTCCGGATCCTGATCTTGTACTTGAGCTCAAACTCGGTGAtctccttctttttcttctccagcGCTTCCTTCATACGGGCAACAACCTCTTCAAGGCCCTCCTTGTTGCGGTGGACGGCAGGCAAGACTTCCTTGATGGTCCTCTCAACTAGGACTCCACCTATCATTCTGTAGCAACGCCTTGTGGGGTCCAACGGCTCGATTGCGCCAATCACAAGAGAGTGTTCGCTGACTTCCATTTCCAGCTCCGTGATCTTTGTGTAGAGTTGATTCATTTCGGTGCGCATATTGGCATAAATATTTGCAACTACTTGCTCATTTATGGGTTCTTTGCCATCACCACCTGCATTGCTTGCCATTTTCCTTGTGATGGAGCTAACAGCAGAAGGATATCACAAAGAAAGAGACCTGCAAAGAGAAAatgaacaatttttttagaatcagaCACTACGTAAAAGCTCTTTGCATCATCAAAGGCGGACATATAAACTAATTGAGTGAAATTGTCTCAGAAGGCAATTTTCCAGGaagcaaataaaacaaatagtaGACTAACTGACTGAAATTCTTAGAAGGTAGTTTTTCAGGAAGCAAAAACAAAGAGACAATAGCCCAACACACAGCGATCAATAATTAACAACGACTTAACACTCAAGACAGGGACAGAGCTGGCATAGAGCCACCAGTGTATTTTGTCAAATCTTCATTAGATTAACACTAATTTATGCTTATTCATAGAAGATGAACCCATTACAAGAGAGGTGACAGCATAGGCTTTCTTTTCTGGCTTCGTCCCTGACTCAAGACAAATACATTGCTGTAGCAAAACATTTCCCAAGAGCACCAAAGGCAAACATAATGATGAAGCATGCCAAATGCGAGCAAGCTTGTGTGGCCAATGGTTAGCAACTACATCGAAACAAAGAATAATGCAGTGTTTTCAGAAATGTCACAAGAGAAAGTGGATGTTTGCTGGATTCCATAGACTATGCTGCCCTGATAAGGTTGAGAGGTTGATATGGGGACAACTAACCTGACTCAACTGCAAGGGCAACAACAAGCTATTTTGGACTAATTCATCCATTCGAATTATCTCTGCAGTTCTGCTAGGCAAATTAATTATGAGGAAACCTGTAAGGCTGCAGCATCTATTAAGGTTATATTCTGGGCCTTGATGATGGAAAAGCAATCCTGCCTAGCAACCAGACATGTTGAAATAACCCGTTTGTGGTTCAAGACTCAAGAAGGACAAGAATGGATATCCAGAACATGGATAAGCAATGTTAATAAATTCATATAGGTTTGTGAGCTAACGAATGCCACATGAACTCATCAGCTGCTCCAATGAGCAATGCCCATCTAAAGTATCCTGTTGTAACATCACATCTTCAACTAGGCCAACACACAGAAGTCTTGCTCCAACAGATAGCATGCTACAACAACCCATGGAAAAGATATTTCACCAATATATGTCGAGTTTATGGGCCTAAAACAGTCCTGTTTGAGCTAAGTAAATCCCCACCACTAGCTAACCAAACAAGGTTGGTAAACTTGTAAGGCTGGGCTGGGTTTTAACCCTGGAACAGACCTTTCCATAACCTGGAAACAAGTACTCAGAATTCTGCAATCAGTGAACAATACAAACTCCCCAGGATATTAGGAACCCTCTTCAGGCAGTGTACCAAGCACTTGCATAATTATCTCAAACACCTCCAAATTTCTGGCAGCCTTTGCCTATTCCTTGATGGACAATAGTAAATTTACACAGAATTTTTCATTCACCCTGAGTTATGATAAATACTTTGTGTTAAACAGTGAAAGCAAGGACAGAAATAAATCCACTAAATGGTAAAACCTCCTGTACGTATAGATTCAAGTAGGGTACAATAAGTGTACTGCTATAGCTGAGGACGACCCCTACACCCATTCAGATCTTAATTACCGTATGCGCCTGTGTGAAGCTAAACCTGATTTGAGCGATCTCAACACGATCAGGAGAGCAAAAAACCAAAATTATCTAGGGAATTCGGTCGACGTTAAACCAGCAAAATCGACTACCtagaagcaaaaaaagaacaaaccaGCAGCTCGCGAAGATCACCAACCCGGCAGATACCAATTCCCGAATCACCGAATCAGCTACAGAAATTGAGAAAGAGGAAGGGCAGGGGAGGGGGTAGGGTGCGGTACCTTCCGCCTTCAAGCCGTCGGACTGCCGCCCTTCGACGCCTGTCCGCGCCCACCGGCCACCGCCCTCTCCTGGCTCGTTGTCGCGACTCGGTAGTGTTAGGGTTTGGGACTTGCGAACGGGACAGGGCGTCGTGGGCAGAGAGAGTCGAGCAAGCACCGTAGCGGCATAGCGTAGGGATTCAGGATGGCGGGCTGGGCTGTGGCCTGAGGCACGGCGGCTACTGGTCTGGGCTGCCGATAGGTGCATGGCCCAGTTACCAGTACTCCGATATCATAAAACTTTTGggtattttattatttttggttttttcaTATGAATGTATCACATCCGTCGGTTgttttgagacggagggagtatccaTAAAACTTTCAGTCATAATTATCGGATCTTAAATAAACATATTGCATGACTATTAAAACCAATAATCATTTAAACGTATTTTATGAAAATCTCATATCACGAAGGTAACATAAAATGATTGTTTTATCTGAACCATTTATTTGAGATGTAATGTGTACGATTGAAAGTTTTCAATTAATAGAGATTTTCACATGAACGATGCCTTCTTTACATACAACTAATTTGTTTCTTTAAGAATCAGCTTACACCCAATTTATTGTTTTTTAGGGAATGCCATCAGGCTAGCTTTATTACGATAAACAAGAGTCACAACGTTGATAAATTGTAAAACAAAACTAGGAGTTTCATCCAACCAAACATTCGGTGGATCAACTCTTGTGACCCTAGCTGGCTCAGGAGCAAAGATATTAGCTTCTCTGAGACTTCTCGATGATGACTTTCTCAAATCCCATTAGAATCTCCATGCAATCGATATAGGTGACTTCTGCAGGCGAAGGTCATGTGTCGCTGGTCATTTCATTCACCACCTCAATGCTGCCGGAATTAATCAGCAGATTTGAGCTACCCAGACTTTGTGCAAATAAGATAGCTCGTTGCAGTGCCATCGCCTCGACCATGGTTGTATCGTAAGCCACATGAATCAAGATGTTTGTTGCGCCCAACATAAGGTTAGGTAGATAAGAGCATCCTTTCCTAAAGATATGTTGGTGAAATATTGCACTCAAATATGAGTTACAGTTAATTGACGCATTTCTTCACGAACCCAACTCATATAAACCAATCTGATGGCATGAGAATTAAGTTGGTCTCTAAAACTTATATCTTAAATCACACAATATTGATTTTCACGCACTATTGAGTATCAGCATTGTATTAgctacaaaaacaaaaaaacaaaattcggAATCATATTCTTATGCTTtactttttctcaaaaaatcaCATTTAGATTTGTCTTGTGCAAGTTACTAACAATCTCTTATTTTGAAGTCATATTCTTCTAtgctttgcttttctttgtGCCTGAGATAAATTCTTAGCAAtatttatgtttttatttAGGTGCACCATAGTTTCTAAATTATATTTCTTTAAGTACTAATTAAGATATACAGAACATGACAACAGACCTAGGATAATTATGAGACGTAGGTAGGACGGTAAAAGAAATACTTGTAAACACTGCTTGGGAAGTGTAATTTTGTCAAGGGGGTGTAGCCTTTAAACGAAACAGGCATATCCCAGTTTATGGAGAGCCCCAACCTCGTATGCGAAACCACATGTGGGAGGTCTTGAGAATAATTAAACCCATGTTTGATGGCCCTTGGTTCATGACGGGTGAGGCAATGTGGCAAGAAGAACATTTTTCTATGAGACTGCGTAACAACAAGCAGATGTCAGATTTTAGAGAAATCATATCTCACTGTAACTTGTTTGATCTTGGTTTTGAAGGTATCCCGTGGACCTATGACAACAAGCAGATTGGTCAGAGAAAGGTGCGAGTACGCCTCGACAGAGCTGTCGCCTGCCCAAGATggtctcaaattttcccaaattgTCAGGTACGTCACCTTGTAACATCTGGATCTGATCATGTCCTGATCAAACTTCAGGCAACTGAACATACAGCAACAAGTACGACTCATATCCGGTATGAAAACCACTGGGAGCATGTTGACTCTTTCAATGCTGAAATCGAAACCGCTTGGGCTGCACACCGTTCGCCCCAGAACCTGGGAGACGTCTCAACAAATGTGTCAGGTGTTCTACAACACATGCGTACCTGGAGCTCTCGCACGATTGGAAATATTCCTAAACAGATTGCTAAAGTGACAAAAAAGCTGGCTACGGCTCAGGCAGGGAACTCTGAGGCAGACCATAAAGAAGCGGCAAACCTGGGCAGAAAGCTTGACGATCTACATGATCTTGAGCAGAGATATTGGAATCAACGGTCCGGGGTTGGCTGGCTCAAATCCGGTGACAGAAATACAAGTTTTTTCATCGCAAGGCTACCTGGCgagcaaagaaaaacaaaatcagcaaGCTTACTCGAGAGGATGGGTCTTTGACAGATAATATTCAGGAGATGGAAGGCTTAACCAGGGACTTCTTTCGGCAATTATACATGCACGACACTGCTGTTCGGCCTCAACAAATCACAGACCTCTTTCAGCCTTTGATTTCTGCTCGCATGAATGAGGACTTATGTAAGGAATTCTCGGATGATGAAATCAGTTTTGCAATGTTtctgtgagatcgagatagacaatcagaaggggggggggggttgaatgattgcgcggaagcaaattaaaacttttccccaaagttcaaaccctaaatcacctttctgtccatgatagtaaaacagccgtaacttttgattggatgaaacaaaaaatacgtatgagtatgtaAAAGAAAGGTAtcgaaattatctaaccaacgaaagaagaatcagctcaattggacttaccaatcaaaagatatgatcaaatcagtaacagctgacagaaagttacgagaattaatctataatcgatttcgaggaataacaagaaagatgaagtaatcacaatctttccttgatctcgtggtaaacctgcagcaaagtgttagaaagatctagcacgaagaatccatgaagatccgagaagaacagagatgacaccgtcGACGAATctttttattgcaacgatgtcgatcggtTACAAAAGATGcgaccatgcatccaagaactctccaagaattgatctagatctaaatctctgagttccctcacgtacTTGCTAAAACCTTAGCTAggacgccctctatttataaaggaaaattcgcgaccctaaaccgagtccgaatccaacacgaactcctctgtcccggtcgttaTTCTGCCCGTGAGGCCCACATACGACCTCgtattgagatgactccaaaagcaaagttgttcgtctggACGACGCGCATAACTTTCATGTGTaccacttttccatcggacgccatcttgatgacgctactgtttaatctttaaacagctctcatccagccacggctgaacctacatgtcttcacgtcgatgccactctatgtaatcaactcttcttgtgatgtcttcaaaactcgaccatcacgtgtcgaatatctccaataccgtacatctccggtataaacaacgtacgacaaaccggtgctctcccggatcatcgtagtcttcactttcattgttccttcgcacgaatgTCCGCATGACATTGATcatcgacctcagcttctcccaagcttcgtccctcgatcttgccatcgaccacgttcctctagctccggcaacacctgaaaacgaacacacaaataaccagtacgagcacaagtccgcgacttgactcagggtaagttccacacaactcacgccatgttttcacataagaaactaatggatcaacacaccactagcaaagcactaagtccaaacaagatacaagtcatcatataagtatccatattatccaaagtatctaCATTAATGTTTcacctaaaacacttgccaatgttacacatcacctgtGATTTCACAGTTTCAGATTGGCCCTTCGAAGGCGCCTGGCCCTGATGGTATGCCAGCCCGCTTCTTCCA carries:
- the LOC100835771 gene encoding probable prefoldin subunit 2; amino-acid sequence: MASNAGGDGKEPINEQVVANIYANMRTEMNQLYTKITELEMEVSEHSLVIGAIEPLDPTRRCYRMIGGVLVERTIKEVLPAVHRNKEGLEEVVARMKEALEKKKKEITEFELKYKIRIRKGDGNAEEEGSKKEASAQGVLVGPAGQ
- the LOC100835461 gene encoding uncharacterized protein LOC100835461, with amino-acid sequence MASAAGKPNPTAAGDTKGRKRKFLPHGKPVRKGAYPLRPGVQGFFLTCDGGRERQATREAISLLDTFYEDLVDGNVSDVKSKSIPDKPMNKKIKFDDSDSSDDEDEDHSVEEAGNGNNAEEVEAKPSEQQQEVLDTSETACKGNEEVETADGSAPKKLRVEDPPVSELTGPNESTDKPTETTGKPKESTDKATETIDKPKESTDKPTESTDKPKDSTAKPKASNDRPIDDLIDEDLKQLGDRKKRLFASLDSGCNGCIFIQMHKRDGDPGPVEIVQNMMSSAASTRKHMSRFILRFLPAEVVCYASEEEITRAISPLVEKYFPKESPSGLKFAVLYEARSNTGIDRMKIINAVAKSVPQPHKVDLSNPDKTIVVQIAKTICMIGVVERYKELSKFNLRQLSSPPEK